In Nostoc sp. UHCC 0926, a single genomic region encodes these proteins:
- a CDS encoding response regulator → MIQWKPNHTGFTEQIVSGSNPISRVKSIGSNHAVGSPNNVEAYSLSLSQEDLMLEDSKAVSSWIKADVNCDDDSLVSRTLQAKGSKVSGFDLDPPKVLVVDDHAASRMTAVALLGMEGYEVIEADSGYIVVGLVTQKQPDLILLDVMMPGMDGFEVCQLLKQDEQTRLIPVIFITALNDRRSRIRGIEVGADDFLTKPFDRVELAARVKSLVRQKRLNEDLDHAEQVLFSIAMSIESRDPNTGDHCERLVKLGQVFGEYLNLSRYQIRDLMWAGYLHDIGKVGIPDAVLLKKGKLTPEDWQIMQQHVLIGEKICQPLRSMRGVIPIIRHHHERWDGSGYCDGLKRDDIPYLAQVFQLIDIYDALTSERPYKKAFTSAEALLVMQEEADSGWRNPKLMQQFAEFTSSRHEKE, encoded by the coding sequence GTGATTCAATGGAAACCCAACCATACAGGCTTTACAGAACAAATTGTTAGTGGATCAAACCCCATTAGCAGAGTGAAGAGTATCGGTTCAAATCATGCCGTAGGATCGCCAAATAATGTGGAGGCTTATTCTTTAAGCTTATCTCAAGAAGACCTTATGCTTGAAGATAGCAAAGCAGTGTCTTCTTGGATAAAAGCTGATGTTAATTGTGATGATGATTCATTAGTCTCTAGAACACTACAAGCCAAAGGTTCTAAAGTGAGTGGGTTTGATTTAGATCCGCCGAAGGTTTTAGTCGTTGACGATCATGCCGCCAGTCGGATGACTGCTGTTGCCCTTTTGGGGATGGAAGGATACGAAGTAATTGAGGCAGACAGTGGTTACATTGTTGTAGGATTGGTAACTCAAAAACAACCAGATTTAATTTTGCTGGATGTGATGATGCCAGGAATGGATGGATTTGAAGTGTGCCAATTGCTCAAACAGGATGAGCAGACCAGGCTAATTCCAGTGATTTTTATTACAGCGTTAAATGACAGGCGATCGCGCATTCGGGGAATTGAAGTTGGAGCAGATGATTTTCTCACCAAACCCTTTGATCGTGTGGAACTAGCAGCCCGTGTAAAGTCTTTGGTGCGGCAGAAGCGTCTGAACGAAGATTTAGACCATGCCGAACAAGTACTATTTTCCATTGCCATGTCGATTGAAAGTCGCGATCCAAATACGGGCGACCATTGTGAACGCTTGGTGAAATTGGGACAAGTTTTTGGTGAATACCTCAATCTCTCACGCTACCAAATTCGAGATTTGATGTGGGCTGGTTATCTCCACGATATCGGCAAGGTGGGTATTCCCGATGCAGTTCTGCTGAAAAAAGGCAAACTCACCCCCGAAGATTGGCAGATCATGCAGCAGCACGTTTTGATTGGGGAAAAAATTTGCCAGCCACTACGCAGTATGCGGGGTGTAATTCCGATTATTCGTCATCACCACGAACGCTGGGATGGCTCAGGCTACTGTGATGGACTCAAGAGGGATGATATTCCCTACCTGGCGCAAGTATTTCAGTTAATTGATATTTACGATGCTCTGACCAGCGAACGACCTTACAAAAAAGCTTTTACTTCAGCAGAAGCACTTTTAGTGATGCAAGAAGAAGCTGATTCCGGTTGGCGTAATCCCAAACTAATGCAGCAGTTTGCCGAGTTTACTAGCTCTCGTCATGAAAAAGAGTAG
- a CDS encoding DUF2256 domain-containing protein produces MGRVRSKSDLPTKICPVCQRPFTWRKKWQDCWDDVKYCSERCRRRRSQAQNETNRNTDANSARD; encoded by the coding sequence ATGGGACGTGTTCGTTCTAAATCTGACCTACCTACAAAAATCTGTCCGGTATGTCAACGTCCTTTCACATGGCGTAAAAAGTGGCAAGATTGCTGGGACGATGTGAAATACTGCTCAGAACGTTGTCGTCGTCGCCGTTCTCAAGCTCAAAATGAAACTAACCGTAACACAGACGCAAATAGCGCAAGGGATTAA
- a CDS encoding DUF4331 domain-containing protein, with protein sequence MRINARSITSFIPTKGWGLIDKLVQNLAFFSIKRSLYWTRATGFFRTLVATVAILLVVLIYATPKALASDHQDTTFLATKLTAADLTDLFVFESPTDPNNVVLVMDFDPLIVSGEMRPFDPNVLYQFNIDNTGDSVEDIVLQFKINGTGSNQTVTVSRPTSPIQVGTRSALLPVSRTGQLNQTFSFNGINPTKFFVGTRKDPFFFDLEQFFKIIPDRNYSLQPNPSPPFQVLSFRPPGQAQDTLAPFNVHSIIVELPRQELGSGKIGVWITTSVETPRFRNQNFAQIERLAVPALNELFMDFQAHNNSNIQTPTQDASNQSQFIRAFVNAIGRPQGIADAVISVAIPDVIQADLSKPSGSYFGTQLGNNFGGRRPKDDVIDVTASVVFGNAVTGITTGEIPGLTSDNVGPNDANFLPDFPYLGNPL encoded by the coding sequence ATGAGAATAAATGCTCGGAGTATCACCTCTTTTATACCAACTAAAGGCTGGGGACTCATAGATAAACTAGTGCAAAATCTGGCATTTTTTTCGATCAAGCGATCGCTATATTGGACTAGAGCTACTGGTTTTTTTCGTACCTTAGTGGCAACTGTTGCTATTTTGCTCGTAGTCTTAATCTATGCAACCCCTAAAGCTTTGGCTTCAGACCACCAGGACACAACCTTTCTTGCCACTAAGTTGACGGCTGCGGATCTCACAGATTTGTTTGTGTTTGAGAGTCCCACAGACCCCAACAATGTTGTGCTTGTAATGGATTTCGACCCTCTCATTGTTTCTGGTGAAATGAGACCATTCGATCCAAATGTTCTTTATCAGTTCAATATTGATAACACTGGTGACAGTGTTGAAGATATCGTACTTCAATTCAAAATAAATGGCACAGGCTCAAACCAAACTGTCACAGTCAGCCGCCCAACTTCTCCAATCCAAGTAGGAACAAGGTCAGCTTTGCTTCCAGTAAGTAGGACAGGGCAACTAAACCAAACATTCTCCTTTAACGGCATTAACCCCACGAAGTTCTTTGTTGGCACACGCAAAGACCCGTTCTTTTTCGATTTGGAACAGTTCTTCAAAATCATCCCGGATCGAAACTATAGTCTTCAGCCTAATCCCAGTCCTCCCTTCCAAGTTCTTTCCTTTAGACCACCTGGACAAGCACAAGATACCCTAGCCCCATTCAATGTCCACTCAATTATTGTCGAGCTACCCAGGCAAGAGCTTGGTAGTGGCAAGATTGGTGTTTGGATAACAACTAGTGTTGAAACTCCTAGATTTAGAAATCAGAATTTTGCTCAGATTGAGCGGTTAGCAGTTCCAGCCCTGAATGAACTTTTTATGGACTTTCAAGCTCATAATAATAGTAATATTCAGACACCAACCCAAGACGCTAGCAATCAATCGCAATTCATTCGAGCCTTTGTGAATGCGATTGGTAGACCTCAAGGTATAGCTGATGCAGTTATTTCAGTGGCGATTCCTGATGTTATCCAAGCTGACCTTTCCAAACCTAGCGGTAGTTATTTTGGTACTCAGTTAGGCAACAATTTTGGTGGTAGAAGACCAAAAGATGACGTAATTGATGTCACAGCATCTGTTGTCTTTGGTAATGCAGTTACAGGGATTACTACAGGCGAAATTCCGGGGCTGACTAGCGATAATGTTGGGCCTAATGATGCTAACTTTCTTCCTGACTTCCCTTATTTAGGTAATCCTTTGTAA
- a CDS encoding tetratricopeptide repeat protein, translating to MHLRILWVLALTSLLVLLRPSDTEALSLGYTNGMLGTYSSVVQLLTVNSRQILPGKQSDLVFPDYLQRSHIISVYEEKVAQSPDSSIFLRLLADQYLRRFREMADVEDVLRAEQAARRSLALQPRHNQVSSMLLASALLSQHQFRSALDVLNNSSVDNPNIVSLRASIQMELGDYEATHQLLQNLAQKESNSGQNAVVARYLELTGNLASARQLLDEAMQEMDSFYTMSAETRAWFHVRTGDLAFAAGDLALSEQRYREALDLFPRHIAAFTGLARLYGAQHRWQDALNAANQGIELMPQVETLGYKADAQLALLDQKGATETEDLIGVVAYLSKVKGIYDRALAVYYTEHGIHLTEALEIARSEVAVRSDVYAEDTLAWAAAANEQWQEAQRAAHRATRLGTEDALLQFHAGMIALHLGNRQEAIKRLTQAVSLNPQFHHKYADQARQVLANLMRSVSPNNLSHS from the coding sequence ATGCATCTACGAATACTATGGGTGTTAGCGCTAACTAGCCTACTGGTTTTACTAAGACCCTCTGATACAGAAGCGCTAAGTTTAGGCTACACCAATGGTATGTTAGGCACATACTCCTCTGTTGTGCAACTGCTGACTGTTAATTCCAGGCAGATATTACCAGGAAAGCAGTCAGATTTAGTCTTCCCCGATTATTTACAGCGATCGCATATTATCAGCGTTTATGAGGAGAAAGTTGCCCAATCTCCCGATTCCTCAATATTTTTACGTCTATTGGCTGATCAATATTTGAGGCGCTTTCGAGAAATGGCAGATGTGGAAGATGTGTTACGAGCAGAACAAGCGGCACGTAGATCCCTGGCACTACAGCCGCGCCATAATCAGGTTTCCTCCATGCTCCTAGCATCAGCTTTACTATCTCAACACCAGTTTCGGTCAGCTTTAGATGTGTTAAATAATTCATCTGTTGATAATCCCAATATTGTCTCACTGAGGGCATCGATTCAGATGGAGTTGGGTGACTATGAAGCAACTCATCAACTATTGCAGAACCTTGCACAGAAAGAATCGAACTCTGGTCAGAACGCAGTTGTCGCCCGTTACTTAGAGTTAACTGGCAATCTAGCCTCGGCACGGCAACTGCTAGATGAGGCTATGCAAGAGATGGACTCTTTCTACACGATGAGCGCAGAAACTCGTGCTTGGTTTCATGTGCGGACTGGGGATCTTGCTTTTGCAGCCGGGGATTTAGCCCTGTCTGAGCAGCGATATCGGGAAGCTCTTGACCTCTTCCCACGGCATATAGCTGCGTTTACAGGATTAGCCCGCCTCTATGGGGCACAGCATCGCTGGCAAGATGCTCTGAATGCAGCAAACCAGGGTATAGAACTGATGCCACAGGTAGAAACGCTGGGGTATAAGGCTGATGCTCAACTAGCTCTTCTCGACCAAAAAGGTGCAACTGAAACTGAAGATTTGATCGGGGTAGTAGCTTACTTGAGCAAGGTTAAAGGAATCTACGATCGCGCTCTGGCGGTCTACTACACCGAACACGGAATTCATTTAACAGAGGCACTAGAGATTGCCCGTAGTGAAGTAGCAGTGCGATCCGATGTATATGCAGAGGATACTTTGGCTTGGGCAGCTGCGGCTAATGAGCAATGGCAAGAAGCCCAAAGGGCAGCACATCGGGCGACTCGCTTGGGGACAGAGGATGCCTTGCTGCAATTCCATGCTGGCATGATTGCGCTTCACTTAGGTAATCGTCAGGAAGCAATAAAACGACTAACTCAAGCTGTTAGCCTCAATCCTCAATTTCATCACAAGTATGCTGATCAAGCTCGTCAAGTCTTGGCAAACCTAATGCGTTCTGTCTCTCCAAATAACCTCTCCCACTCCTAA
- a CDS encoding WD40 repeat domain-containing protein, translating to MAFSRDNQRIVSGSNDETIRIWDATTGHCLRVISYKRLCRAEYHRSLAIAY from the coding sequence GTGGCCTTTTCCCGCGACAACCAGCGCATTGTTAGTGGCAGTAATGATGAAACCATCCGTATTTGGGATGCAACTACTGGCCACTGTCTGCGGGTAATCAGCTATAAACGTTTGTGCAGGGCTGAATATCACAGGTCGCTTGCGATCGCCTACTAG
- the glmU gene encoding bifunctional UDP-N-acetylglucosamine diphosphorylase/glucosamine-1-phosphate N-acetyltransferase GlmU: MVVVAILAAGRGTRMKSRLPKVLHSLGGRSLVERVLESVEPLSPSRRIVIVGYQSEEVQAAMHSIPSLEFVEQTVQLGTGHAIQQLLPHLKDYTGDLLILNGDLPLIRSETLKQMLQTHTRNQNAATILTSHLPDPTGYGRVFCNDENIVQQMVEHKDCTAAQRQNQRINAGVYCFGWQDLAKVLPHLQTNNAQKEYYLTDAVTQVGQVMAVDVEDYQEILGINDRLQLATASEILQKRVKEKWMLAGVTLIDPTSITIDETVELQADVIIEPQTHLRGNTVIQTGSHIGPGSLIENSQLSENVTVQYSVVTDSIVQAGSRIGPYAHLRGQVQVGANCRVGNFVELKNTQLGDRTNAAHLSYIGDSVVGNQVNIGAGTITANYDGVKKHRTKIGDRTKTGANSVLVAPLTLGDDVYVAAGSTVTEDVADDSLVIARSRQIVKPAWQRKSVENETTDQHK, from the coding sequence ATGGTAGTTGTAGCAATTCTAGCGGCGGGACGCGGCACACGGATGAAATCACGCTTACCCAAGGTTTTACATTCTTTGGGTGGGCGATCGCTAGTCGAGAGAGTTCTCGAAAGTGTAGAACCACTTTCGCCCTCACGGCGAATCGTGATTGTGGGGTATCAGTCCGAGGAAGTGCAAGCCGCCATGCATTCAATTCCCAGCTTGGAGTTTGTCGAACAGACTGTGCAACTGGGAACAGGTCATGCCATCCAGCAATTACTTCCTCACTTGAAAGACTACACTGGGGATTTGCTGATACTTAACGGCGATTTACCGTTGATACGCAGCGAAACCCTCAAGCAGATGTTACAAACTCACACCCGAAATCAAAACGCCGCGACTATTCTCACCTCGCACCTACCCGACCCCACGGGCTACGGGCGAGTTTTTTGTAACGATGAAAATATTGTGCAGCAAATGGTCGAACACAAGGATTGTACTGCTGCTCAAAGACAAAATCAGCGGATTAACGCTGGAGTTTACTGCTTCGGCTGGCAAGATTTGGCAAAGGTGTTGCCCCATCTACAGACAAACAATGCCCAAAAAGAATACTATCTCACTGATGCCGTGACTCAGGTCGGACAAGTGATGGCAGTGGATGTGGAAGATTACCAAGAAATTCTTGGCATTAATGATCGCCTGCAACTGGCAACAGCATCTGAAATTTTGCAAAAACGAGTCAAGGAAAAATGGATGCTGGCGGGTGTCACCCTCATCGACCCCACAAGTATCACCATTGATGAAACAGTAGAATTACAGGCAGATGTAATTATTGAACCCCAAACTCACCTACGGGGAAATACGGTGATTCAAACAGGAAGTCACATTGGACCGGGAAGTTTAATTGAAAATAGTCAGTTGAGTGAAAATGTCACGGTGCAGTATTCAGTAGTAACAGATAGCATCGTGCAGGCAGGAAGCCGAATTGGCCCCTATGCTCATTTGCGCGGTCAGGTACAAGTGGGTGCTAATTGCCGGGTGGGGAATTTTGTGGAATTGAAAAATACGCAATTAGGCGATCGCACGAATGCAGCACATTTGTCGTATATAGGTGATAGCGTTGTCGGCAATCAGGTGAATATTGGTGCTGGTACAATTACTGCCAATTATGACGGCGTAAAGAAACACCGTACAAAAATAGGCGATCGCACTAAGACTGGTGCCAATAGCGTTTTAGTGGCTCCACTCACCTTGGGAGATGATGTCTACGTCGCAGCTGGTTCCACTGTTACAGAAGATGTGGCTGATGATTCTCTGGTGATTGCCCGTAGTCGTCAGATAGTGAAACCTGCTTGGCAAAGGAAAAGTGTTGAAAATGAAACCACAGATCAACACAAATAA
- a CDS encoding DUF29 family protein: MEELLELRQLLEEGKVHEALLLVDELEEMSLSDKINKIDSYGVILLIHLIKQKAEKRSTRSWDVSIENMVREINKINKRRKFGGFYLNQAELIDILQQGYQVALKRAALEAFEGRYEAQELAAIVDQQETLAEALKLIQQ; this comes from the coding sequence ATGGAAGAACTGCTAGAACTTAGACAACTTCTAGAAGAAGGCAAAGTCCATGAGGCGCTGCTGTTGGTGGATGAGTTAGAAGAAATGAGCCTCAGTGACAAAATCAATAAAATTGATAGTTATGGTGTGATTCTGCTCATCCATTTAATTAAACAAAAGGCTGAAAAACGTTCTACTCGCTCTTGGGATGTTTCGATAGAAAATATGGTGCGTGAAATTAACAAAATAAACAAACGCCGCAAATTCGGTGGTTTTTACTTGAATCAAGCAGAATTAATCGATATTCTGCAACAAGGATATCAAGTGGCACTGAAAAGAGCGGCGCTAGAAGCTTTTGAGGGGCGTTATGAAGCCCAAGAATTAGCTGCAATAGTTGACCAACAAGAAACTTTAGCCGAAGCGCTAAAACTGATTCAACAATAG
- a CDS encoding sulfurtransferase — protein sequence MPNPQFVVSPVWLFEHLEDPQVVIVDCRFSLADPQLGQQQYQTSHIEGSYYLDLNQDLSSPVGKHGGRHPLPNPNDIANKFAAIGINYQKSLVVAYDDSRFAFAARLWWLLRYLGHEQVAVLDGGFAGWQKAGYPVTNVVPHTQIGTFVAQVQTEKVVDIAAVKNRKDSHDVVLVDSRESDRYRGEQEPIDKIAGHIPGAVNYPWQEVTDSSGYLIPRPEQRRRWEKLATAEEILVYCGSGVTACVNLLSLELAGISKGKLYAGSWSDWISYL from the coding sequence ATGCCCAATCCTCAATTTGTTGTTTCACCAGTTTGGCTGTTTGAACATCTAGAAGATCCGCAAGTCGTTATTGTGGATTGTCGCTTTTCTCTAGCTGATCCACAACTAGGACAACAACAGTACCAGACAAGTCATATAGAAGGGTCATATTACCTAGATTTGAATCAGGATCTTTCGAGTCCAGTGGGTAAGCATGGCGGGAGACATCCTTTACCTAACCCTAATGATATAGCTAACAAATTTGCTGCAATTGGGATAAATTATCAAAAAAGTTTAGTTGTAGCTTATGATGATTCGCGCTTTGCCTTTGCGGCTCGTCTATGGTGGCTATTGCGCTATCTCGGACATGAGCAAGTCGCGGTACTCGATGGAGGCTTTGCTGGATGGCAAAAAGCTGGATATCCTGTTACAAATGTCGTTCCTCACACCCAGATTGGTACGTTTGTAGCTCAAGTACAAACAGAAAAGGTGGTAGATATTGCAGCTGTGAAAAACCGCAAAGACAGCCACGATGTAGTATTGGTAGATTCAAGAGAAAGCGATCGCTACCGAGGAGAACAAGAGCCAATTGATAAAATTGCTGGACATATTCCCGGTGCAGTCAACTATCCCTGGCAAGAAGTTACAGACTCTTCCGGCTACCTAATTCCTCGACCAGAACAACGCCGTCGGTGGGAAAAGCTAGCAACAGCCGAAGAAATCTTAGTATATTGCGGTTCTGGTGTTACTGCTTGTGTGAATTTACTTTCTTTAGAATTAGCTGGCATTAGCAAGGGTAAACTTTATGCTGGTAGCTGGAGTGATTGGATTTCTTATTTATAG
- a CDS encoding isoaspartyl peptidase/L-asparaginase has translation MELQVQPKLIIHGGAGSSLHGKEGLEAVRRSLHTVIEEVYSLLLSGATASEAVVQGCQMLEDNPRFNAGTGSVLQSDGQIRMSASLMDGASGRFSGVINISRVKNPIELAQFLQNSPDRVLSDFGSAELAREMQLPSYNALTDLRLQEWIQERQDNFKSAMAGVVAEPELVETSNAGRGTIGIVALDAYGRLAAGTSTGGKGFERIGRVSDSAMPAGNYATSNAGVSCTGIGEDIIDECLAPRIVVRVTDGMSLKEAMQRSFGEAHQNKRDLGAIALDVSGAIAWGKTSEILLAAYHDGEKIGDTLEWTDNELIGYC, from the coding sequence ATGGAGTTACAGGTGCAACCTAAATTAATTATTCATGGCGGGGCTGGTAGTTCTCTCCACGGTAAAGAAGGATTGGAGGCGGTGCGCCGATCGCTCCATACAGTAATAGAAGAAGTCTATTCTCTGCTCTTGTCAGGAGCAACTGCCTCTGAGGCGGTGGTGCAGGGTTGCCAAATGCTCGAAGACAACCCCCGGTTTAATGCTGGTACTGGTTCAGTTCTGCAATCTGATGGGCAAATCCGCATGAGTGCTTCGCTGATGGATGGGGCATCAGGGCGATTTAGTGGTGTGATTAATATCTCGCGGGTGAAAAATCCGATTGAGTTGGCACAATTTTTACAAAATTCCCCAGACCGAGTGCTATCAGATTTCGGCTCGGCTGAGTTGGCGCGGGAAATGCAACTTCCCAGCTATAACGCTTTAACTGATTTGCGGTTACAAGAGTGGATACAAGAGCGCCAGGATAATTTTAAAAGCGCAATGGCTGGCGTTGTAGCAGAACCCGAATTGGTAGAAACCAGTAATGCTGGACGCGGCACCATCGGTATAGTAGCTTTAGATGCTTATGGTAGGCTAGCTGCTGGCACTTCTACAGGTGGTAAAGGCTTTGAGCGGATTGGAAGGGTAAGTGATTCTGCTATGCCAGCAGGAAATTATGCTACTAGTAATGCTGGTGTTAGCTGTACTGGGATTGGCGAAGATATCATCGATGAGTGTTTAGCTCCCCGGATTGTAGTGCGTGTCACTGATGGTATGTCCCTGAAGGAGGCCATGCAGCGATCCTTTGGAGAAGCCCACCAGAACAAACGGGATTTGGGAGCGATCGCCTTAGATGTCAGTGGAGCGATCGCTTGGGGTAAAACCAGCGAAATCTTACTCGCCGCCTACCACGACGGCGAAAAAATTGGTGATACCTTAGAATGGACTGACAACGAACTGATCGGCTATTGTTGA
- a CDS encoding Mu transposase C-terminal domain-containing protein translates to MDQKLKNSCLSSEDDAVELQQHRNSTKPHKLPSEELITEQVKLRMEVIQSLTEPCDRKTYSTKKIEAAQKLGVSIRQVERLLQKWREQGLVGLATTRSDKGKYRFEQEWIDFIINTYKEGNKGSKRMTRHQVFVKVKGRAKQLSLNKSEHPSYQSVYRILNEHIEQKERKEKARSPGYLGERLTHMTRDGRELEVEGSNDVWQCDHTRLDVRLVDEYGVLDRPWLTIVIDSYSRCLVGFYVGFDHPSSQIDTLALRHAILPKSYGSEYQLRNEWQAYGKPNYFYTDGGKDFTSIHTTEQVAVQIGFNCALRRRPSDGGIVERFFKTLNLQVLNTLPGYTASNVQERPASTDKDACLTLKDLEIFLVRYIVDEYNPHIDARMKDQSRIGRWEAGLIADPYLYDELDLAICLMKQERRKVQKYGCIQFENLTYRAEHLKGRDAETVAFRYDPADITTLLVYKVNADGTEDFLDYAHAQCLETERLSLRELKAINKRLKEASQEINNDSILEAMIDRQAFVEETVKRNRKQRRQAANEQVNPVEQVANKFATPEQKEVEPESEADIELPKYEVRYIDEFFEED, encoded by the coding sequence ATGGATCAAAAATTAAAGAATTCTTGTCTTTCAAGCGAAGATGATGCTGTTGAATTACAACAGCATCGAAATTCTACAAAACCTCATAAACTGCCGTCAGAAGAGTTAATTACAGAGCAGGTAAAGCTAAGGATGGAGGTAATTCAAAGCCTAACAGAGCCATGCGATCGCAAAACCTACAGCACTAAAAAGATAGAAGCTGCCCAAAAACTGGGTGTATCAATTCGTCAAGTAGAACGCTTACTTCAGAAATGGCGAGAACAAGGGTTAGTGGGACTGGCTACAACACGCTCAGATAAGGGGAAGTATCGCTTTGAGCAGGAGTGGATAGATTTCATCATTAATACTTATAAAGAGGGTAATAAAGGTAGCAAGCGGATGACCCGGCATCAGGTGTTTGTGAAGGTGAAAGGTAGAGCTAAACAACTTAGCCTTAACAAGAGTGAACACCCTAGCTACCAATCGGTTTATCGAATTCTTAACGAACATATTGAGCAAAAAGAGAGAAAGGAGAAAGCGAGAAGCCCTGGCTATTTAGGAGAGCGATTGACGCACATGACCCGCGATGGGCGAGAGTTGGAAGTGGAGGGTAGCAATGATGTTTGGCAATGCGATCATACTCGTTTGGATGTAAGGCTTGTGGATGAGTATGGAGTGTTAGACCGTCCTTGGCTGACAATTGTTATCGACTCCTACTCCCGTTGCCTAGTGGGGTTTTATGTAGGATTTGATCACCCTAGTTCCCAAATAGATACTTTAGCTCTACGTCATGCCATTTTGCCCAAGTCTTACGGTTCCGAGTACCAACTACGCAATGAATGGCAAGCTTATGGAAAGCCTAATTACTTCTATACCGATGGCGGAAAAGATTTTACTTCCATCCACACTACAGAACAAGTTGCAGTACAAATAGGTTTTAATTGTGCTTTGAGAAGACGACCATCTGATGGTGGAATTGTGGAGCGTTTTTTTAAAACACTTAATTTGCAAGTGCTAAATACCCTGCCTGGATATACGGCTTCAAACGTGCAGGAAAGACCAGCAAGTACGGATAAAGATGCTTGCTTAACTCTTAAGGATTTAGAGATATTTTTAGTACGCTACATCGTAGATGAATATAACCCGCATATAGATGCCAGGATGAAAGACCAGTCACGAATTGGGCGATGGGAGGCTGGATTAATAGCAGACCCATATCTTTATGATGAATTGGACTTGGCGATTTGTTTAATGAAGCAAGAACGGCGTAAAGTCCAAAAATATGGCTGTATTCAATTTGAAAACTTGACCTATCGGGCGGAGCATTTGAAAGGCCGAGACGCAGAAACTGTGGCATTTCGATACGACCCAGCTGATATAACTACGCTTCTTGTATACAAGGTTAATGCAGACGGAACAGAAGATTTTCTGGATTATGCTCACGCGCAATGTTTAGAGACTGAACGCCTGTCTTTACGCGAACTAAAGGCAATTAATAAGCGGCTAAAAGAAGCAAGCCAAGAAATCAATAATGACTCAATTTTAGAGGCAATGATAGACCGTCAAGCTTTTGTGGAGGAAACGGTAAAACGAAACCGCAAACAGCGCCGACAAGCAGCAAATGAGCAAGTAAACCCTGTAGAGCAAGTGGCTAATAAATTTGCTACCCCAGAACAAAAAGAAGTTGAACCTGAAAGCGAAGCAGATATAGAGTTACCCAAATATGAAGTTCGCTATATAGATGAGTTTTTTGAAGAAGATTAG
- a CDS encoding tRNA (5-methylaminomethyl-2-thiouridine)(34)-methyltransferase MnmD encodes MSDLENFTPKLTADGSFTFVSQEFGESFHSHYGARQESFFKFVEPTQLATAAQKPVLRLLDICYGLGYNTAAALQTIWAVNPSCCVEVIGLELNPAVPQAAIAHHLFDNWNCNYIEILKELAFEHQVQTPCLKAKLLIGDARTTITLVRQSGFWADAIFLDPFSPPQCPQLWTVEFIKQLSLCLHPDGLLATYSCSAAVRTALLSAGLVVGSTPPVGRRSPGTVAAHSGSAEFKDHSVVSTQYGLNHSYPLTALTTLSQAEKEHLLTRAAIAYRDPQLSDPTEVIVRRRQQEQQASSLEPTSRWRKRWLLGTQSRDFMGPSF; translated from the coding sequence ATGTCAGACTTAGAGAATTTTACACCTAAGTTAACAGCAGATGGTTCTTTCACCTTTGTCTCTCAAGAGTTTGGTGAATCCTTTCACAGCCATTATGGAGCTAGGCAGGAGAGTTTTTTCAAGTTTGTAGAACCGACTCAACTGGCTACAGCCGCTCAAAAACCAGTCTTGCGACTATTGGATATTTGTTATGGTCTAGGATATAACACAGCTGCTGCTTTGCAGACAATTTGGGCAGTGAATCCCAGTTGTTGTGTTGAAGTAATCGGCTTAGAACTCAATCCAGCAGTGCCCCAAGCTGCGATCGCTCATCACTTGTTCGACAATTGGAACTGTAACTATATTGAAATTTTGAAAGAGCTAGCTTTTGAGCATCAAGTGCAAACACCTTGCCTGAAAGCGAAGCTCCTAATTGGCGATGCTAGAACTACGATAACGCTAGTACGTCAGTCGGGTTTCTGGGCAGATGCAATTTTCCTTGATCCCTTTTCACCACCACAGTGTCCTCAATTATGGACTGTTGAATTTATTAAACAGCTGTCATTGTGTTTACATCCAGATGGTTTATTAGCCACCTATTCTTGTTCTGCTGCTGTACGCACAGCACTTTTATCTGCTGGCTTGGTGGTAGGTTCTACCCCACCCGTGGGAAGGCGATCGCCTGGTACTGTGGCAGCTCATTCTGGGAGTGCTGAGTTTAAAGACCACTCAGTAGTTAGCACTCAGTACGGACTAAACCATAGCTATCCGCTAACAGCACTTACTACCCTGTCACAAGCTGAAAAAGAACACTTGCTAACCCGTGCTGCCATTGCTTATCGCGATCCTCAATTGAGCGATCCAACCGAAGTCATAGTCAGACGGCGACAACAAGAGCAACAAGCCTCTTCACTCGAACCTACCTCCCGTTGGCGAAAAAGGTGGCTATTGGGAACACAAAGCAGGGATTTTATGGGGCCTAGTTTCTAG